A genomic region of Micropterus dolomieu isolate WLL.071019.BEF.003 ecotype Adirondacks linkage group LG11, ASM2129224v1, whole genome shotgun sequence contains the following coding sequences:
- the LOC123979340 gene encoding cannabinoid receptor type 1B-like gives MKLALHRIAGTTMSALTTGVQYLGSNDASYDGPSVDSTLVKNRFPFEKPHSASVSNSRLILGNKEVLYSSLSPIFPTNVSDFLLSNGTSVESGGATQCRDNFADNMECFMILTPGQQLAIAILALTLGTFTVLENLMVLCVILHSQTLRSRPSYHFIGSLAVADLIGSIIFVYSFLDFHVLHRKDSPNVFLFKLAGVIASFTASVGSLFLTAIDRYISIHRPLAYKRIVTKTKAVIAFSVMWTFSIAFSLLPLLGWNCKRLNSVCSDIFPLIDEKYLMFWIGMTSILVLFIIYAYMFILWKSHHHAVRMLSRSSQRSVIVYTAEGTKVQTVRPEQARMDLRLAKTLVLILVALIICWGPLLAIMVYDLFGKVNDFILTVFAFCSMLCLLNSTVNPVIYAMRSKDLRRAFLHICHMCRGATQPLDNSAESDWNSRSVRGTAGRAVKDGAGCGKTRLKVAQVIISGVTDTSTAQPV, from the coding sequence ATGAAGTTGGCTTTGCACAGGATAGCAGGCACCACGATGAGCGCGTTAACAACAGGTGTCCAGTATCTTGGCTCCAACGACGCCAGCTACGACGGCCCCTCAGTTGACTCAACTCTAGTCAAGAACAGATTTCCCTTTGAGAAGCCTCACTCTGCTTCGGTTAGTAACTCTAGACTCATCCTGGGAAATAAAGAGGTCCTGTACAGCAGCCTCTCTCCCATTTTCCCCACCAATGTATCAGACTTTCTGCTGAGCAATGGCACATCTGTGGAGAGTGGAGGGGCGACTCAGTGTAGGGACAACTTTGCGGACAACATGGAGTGTTTTATGATCCTCACTCCAGGTCAGCAGCTCGCCATCGCCATCTTGGCACTCACCCTGGGTACATTCACGGTGCTGGAGAACCTCATGGTGCTGTGTGTGATTCTACACTCCCAGACGCTCCGATCGCGGCCTTCCTACCACTTCATAGGCAGCCTGGCTGTGGCTGATCTGATAGGCAGCATAATTTTTGTGTACAGCTTCCTGGATTTCCATGTCCTCCACAGGAAGGACAGCCCCAATGTTTTCCTCTTCAAGTTGGCCGGGGTCATCGCCTCCTTCACCGCCTCTGTTGGCAGCCTGTTTCTCACTGCGATCGACCGCTACATTTCCATCCACAGGCCCTTGGCGTACAAACGCATCGTCACAAAGACTAAAGCAGTCATTGCTTTCAGCGTGATGTGGACCTTCTCTATCGCCTTCtcgctgctgccgctgctgggGTGGAATTGCAAGCGTCTCAACTCTGTCTGCTCAGACATTTTCCCTCTAATTGACGAGAAGTACCTGATGTTCTGGATTGGGATGACAAGCATCTTGGTCCTGTTCATCATCTACGCCTACATGTTCATTCTCTGGAAGTCCCACCACCATGCTGTCCGCATGTTGAGCCGCAGCTCCCAGAGGAGTGTGATTGTCTACACTGCAGAGGGGACTAAAGTGCAGACAGTGAGGCCCGAGCAGGCCCGGATGGACCTCCGTCTGGCTAAAACCCTGGTTCTGATTCTGGTTGCCCTAATTATCTGCTGGGGCCCACTTCTGGCCATTATGGTTTATGACCTCTTTGGGAAGGTGAACGACTTCATCTTGACCGTGTTTGCCTTTTGCAGCATGCTCTGCCTGCTCAACTCCACTGTGAACCCTGTGATCTACGCCATGCGGAGCAAGGACCTGCGCAGGGCCTTCCTCCACATCTGCCATATGTGCCGGGGAGCGACGCAGCCTCTGGACAACAGCGCAGAGAGTGACTGGAACAGCCGGAGTGTGAGAGGAACAGCGGGCAGGGCGGTGAAAGATGGAGCCGGCTGTGGAAAGACTCGATTAAAAGTAGCCCAGGTTATCATTTCTGGAGTGACAGACACATCTACTGCACAGCCGGTCTAA